A window of the Ipomoea triloba cultivar NCNSP0323 chromosome 14, ASM357664v1 genome harbors these coding sequences:
- the LOC116003777 gene encoding protein LIGHT-DEPENDENT SHORT HYPOCOTYLS 3-like, translating into MDSFQEVESSNSETNNSHGFSGAVAVGGSSAAATSSRYENQKRRDWNTFGQYLKNHRPPLALSRCSGAHVLEFLRYLDQFGKTKVHTPICPFYGHPNPPAPCPCPLRQAWGSLDALIGRLRAAYEENGGTPETNPFGARAVRLYLREVRDLQSKARGISYEKKKRKRPPQMPAAQPPPPPGEAPRV; encoded by the coding sequence atggattCGTTTCAGGAAGTTGAGAGTTCGAATTCTGAGACTAATAACAGTCACGGCTTCTCCGGAGCTGTTGCCGTCGGAGGGAGCTCGGCGGCGGCGACGTCGAGTAGGTACGAGAATCAGAAGCGGCGGGACTGGAACACGTTCGGGCAGTACCTGAAGAACCACCGGCCGCCGCTGGCGCTTTCCCGGTGCAGCGGGGCCCACGTGCTGGAATTCCTGCGATACCTCGACCAGTTCGGAAAAACTAAGGTGCACACCCCAATCTGCCCCTTCTACGGCCACCCGAACCCGCCGGCGCCCTGTCCCTGCCCGCTCCGGCAAGCCTGGGGCAGCCTCGACGCTCTCATCGGCCGCCTACGCGCCGCCTACGAGGAGAACGGCGGCACGCCGGAGACGAATCCGTTCGGCGCACGCGCCGTCCGGCTTTATCTCCGGGAGGTTCGTGATCTGCAGTCCAAAGCCCGAGGGATCAGCTACGAGAAAAAGAAGCGGAAACGGCCCCCGCAGATGCCGGCGGctcagccgccgccgccgccaggTGAAGCACCGCGTGTCTGA